A region of the Nitrospira sp. genome:
TATCAGAGGAGTCCTGACAATGGTGACACGGAAGTTTCCCCGATTCCCGGCCTCCATCTCGAGCACGCTCGTCCAGCGGGATCGATTGAAGTATAACGCCGCGCTCCGCGATGTCTCCCTCAAAGGCTGCCGGGTCGAAAGCGTCATCAGACCGTTTACGGGCATGCAATTGGAGGTCTCACTGCAACTCCCCGGAGAAGCCTCCCCGATCATCATTTCCAATGCCGCGGTCCGCTGGACCGGCTCGCACGGTATCGGCATCGAATTCCTCACGATCGCGCCCCCGCAACTCGAGCGCCTCAATCAACTGATCACCAAACTCTCGTCCGCCACGCACGCCGCCTAGCCTTCCTCGCCTCTCGCAACAGGAATGTTGCAATTCTCCCGAGCAACTCCGTATCCTCTCAAACCATGGATCTCTCCCAGCTTACGCCCCAACAGTTAAAAGAACTCGTCCAGGGCCTCGTCGACGATCGCCTACGCGAACTCATCGGCGATCCGGACCTCGGGTTGGCATTGGGAGACGCCCTGCAGGCGCGCTTGAAAGAGTCCCTCACCAGCAGCGAACGGCTCTCGGGCGATGACGTGGCCGACCGACTCGGGCTGCGCTGGTAACCGACCATGGCCTGGTTTCGCCTCGCCTTCCGACCGACCGTCATCCAGGACCTGACGCAGGTTGATCCCGCCATGGCCCAACGGCTCTTCGACAAAACCAAATGGATCGCGTCAAACGTGGACAACCTGCGCCATGAACCGGTCGCGCCGAATCTGCCGGGCCTGTCGAAATACGCTGTCGGGGATTGGCGGATTTTTTACACGATCGATCGCGCCGACTCGCTCGTAGACATCCACGCCATTGCGCCGCGCGCCCGGCTTCGGTAGGGGCCGGTCACAAATCAGGAACCGGCTCAGGCGGCATCCGATCATCGACGCTCGCCAGATGCAGGGGGAATTGCCCCACGGCAGCATCCTTCACAAACCGACGAAGCGCTTCAGCGACCACTGGAAAGGCCATGCCATCCCACGGAATCGCGTGGCGGGGAAACAAACGCACCTCCAGGCTTTCAGCGCCGGCTCCAAACTCAGGGGTCAGCATGCGCCCGCGGAACACCATGTACACCTGCCCGATATGCGGCATACTGAGCACCGCGTACAACGCCGTAATCTCCACATCCGCCAGCGCCTCTTCCTTCGTCTCCCGGGCCGCCGCCTCTTCCGTCGTCTCCCCGATCTCCATAAATCCGGCCGGAAACGTCCAGAGCCCCAGCCGCGGCTCGATCGCACGCCGACACAACAGGATCTGCCCCTCCCATTCGGGAATACAGCCAGCGACAATCTTGGGATTGTGGTAATGAATAGCCTGACAATGGTCGCACACATAGCGCAGCACATTGTCGCCGGCTGGGATCTTTTGGCTGACCGGGGCCCCGCAGGTACTGCAGAATTTCACGGCAGGCTCTTTCTCATTAGGTGATCAGGATGGATAACACAAACTACCGCTGCTTTGCACCCTGTCCGCGCGGCCTCGAAGCGTTGCTGCAACAGGAACTGGCCGCCCTCGGCGCCACCGACCTGCGCCCAGCCGAGGGAGGCGTCGGATTTTCCGGTGGTCTCGCCACCATCTACCGGGCCAATCTGGAAAGTCGCATGGCCAGCCGTATACTGCTGGAAGTCGCGCACGTCCCGTATCGCACCGAACAAGATATCTACGTCGCAGCCTCCGCTCTCCCCTGGCCACAATGGTTCACCCCCGCGCGCACCATCAAAGTCAAAACCAGCGCACAGCACTGTCCGCTTAAAAGTATCGACTTCGTCACACTGCGCATTAAGGATGCCGTCTGTGACACCTTTACCAAGCTGAAAGGCGCTCGTCCCAGCGTACACTCCAACCGCCCGGACATCCGGATCGACGCCTTTCTCGATGCCACCCATCTCACGCTTTATCTCGGAACCACTGGGGACTCGCTCTTCAAGCGCGGCTTCCGCGAATCCACCGTCGAAGCCCCCTTGCGCGAGAATCTAGCCGCCGGCATCGTCCAGCTCACCGGCTGGAACGGAACCACCCCACTCCTCGATCCCCTCTGCGGCGGGGGGACCATTCCGCTCGAAGCGGCCATGCTTGCCAGGAGAATAGCCCCCGGACTGGGTCGGCGCTTCGCCTTTGAACTCTTCTCGAATTTCGACCAGGCACTCTGGAAAACGGTCCAGGCTCAGGCCCAAGCCAAACAATTGCCAGCGGCTCCGGCCTCCATCTATGCATCAGATCGAGACGTGCGCGCCGTGCAAACCGCCAAGGATCAGTTCACCCGCGCCGGAGTCGCCAATGACATCGCACTCACCCAAATGGATTTGTTCGATCTCACTCCACCGCAAGAGCCCGGCACCATCGTCATGAATCCCCCCTATGGCGTCCGACTCGGCACTCAAGCCGATCTGGATGTGTTTTATCCCAAACTGGGCTCCTGGCTGAAAACCCGGTGCGTCGGCTGGCGCGTGTATCTCTTCACCGGAGACCTTCGGGCTCCGAAGCTCATCGGCCTGGCTCCCACCAAACGCACGCCCCTCTTCAACGGCGCCATCGAATGCCGCCTCTACGAATTCCTCATCGTCCAAGGCGGCGCCAGAAGGCGGCTTACCCCGCCCGCACAGGCTTAACCCAGCCCGGCCCTTTCGACCCATACCTCGCTCTTGCCTCAAGTATTCCTCAGGATGACCGATATGAGGAGATGGTCGTGTAGGAGTCCATCGCGTGAGACCTTCCGGTTTCGGGGGCACCTTCCCCGATTCGACAGAGAGTCTGACGCGATCTTTTTTTGTCCACTCACTGCCGTCCGCGCCGGCTCACGAGCGTCCAATGGCGTCATCGCCTGTTCCTCGCTGTCCGTAGAGCCTGGCCGCGTTGCAATGGGTGCCTAATCGATAAGAAAGAGGAGTTGCCGTGTTTCATGAATATTCGCTTTCGATCCGAGCACTCCTGCGGGATGTGTCCGGAAGTCTATATCACATCGTCGTGGCCCTCCTCAGCGCCGGCATCGCCCTGTTGCTCCCGACCGGCGCCACCCGGTTTCTGGCCTTCTGGTCCCGTATCGAAAATGACAAGCTTTCGCTCATTGCCCTGGAACTGACTGTTGCGGTCATGTTGATTCTCGGATTGAACTATCTCCGCCGGAGCGTCCGGGATCACGCGATGGCCTCCGTGGCGGCCGGGGCCGGCCTCGTCTCCTACTTCCCCCGTCGTACGAACGGCACGCAGCAGCGTATCCGGCAACTTAAAGAAGAGCACGGAGCCGGCCGGACGATCATGGTGATCGGATCCAGCGGCTACAGTACGCTCGTCGACCAGGTCGGCGACCTGTCCTCCGTGCTCGATAAATGTCTGGGTGCCAAAATTCTCCTGGTGAATCCCTACAGCCACGACGCCACGACCAGGATTCAAGCCCTCGGCCATCCGGAGCATACGCTGGCCACCTTCCGGGAAGAAGTCCGACAGAGTATTGTGCTGCTCAAGCGGCTGAAGGCCATGGGCAAAGCGATCAACCTGAAATTCTATTCGGACCCTCCGTTAGTCAAGCTGGTCATCCTGGGTGACTACCTCTGGCTCCAGCATTACCACGCGGCGTTCGATATCCAATCGATGCCCGAATATGTCTTGCGGCATAACCCCAAAGACCACGGCTTCTACACGCTCTATGCCCACTACTTCTCGTTGCGGTGGGAAAGCCCCGAGATTCCTGAATATGATTTTGAGACGGATGAGCTGGTCTATCGGACCAAGCTCGGCCATGAGCTCCGCCGGGAACGGTATGGAATCGGCCCCGCAGCGAAGGAAACAGCCGTCACGGCCGAAGCGATCGACCTGGCATCCCCCCAGCCACTCCGACTCACGAAGAACGACGCAGCGCCAGGAGCCGTGGCAGCCTGAGCGCCACACCACACCGCCCCGCCCGGCGCCAGCTTCCCGGCAACAGGTCAAGTTTCCACGATCCCTGCCGATATGCCTTGTAGGTTCACCAGGAAGGCATTGACCATGCAACCACGATGTCGCACTCGAATCCCCGTCGGCTACCCGGCGAATATCCAAACCGATAGCGGGACCGGCGAAGGAGTCCTCCTCGACCTCTCGCCCACCGGCTGCAGAATGAGGAGCGACATCGACCTGAATGCCGGAGCCTATCTCGCGCTCGAGATTGCCGTGGCGCAGGAGCCCACCCCGCTGGGGGTGGAAGTCTCTGTCGTACGCTGGTGTAAAGACGGCTACCTAGGCGTGGAGTTTCTTCGATACAGTCAGGGGGTCCGGGAACGAGTCACAGATCTTGTCGCCGTCACACCGCGGGCCGATCGCCTTGGCCATTCCGGCTTTGCCGCCCAGGCCCTCCGCGCTGCCGCGTCCGAAGCTTTCCTGTCAGCCTGAACACCGTCGATGATGAACAGCTCCCTTCTCGTTTGACACCGGTGACACCGGCGGTTAGCGGGGAACTTCCGGCACAGGATTGTCCGGAGACAGCGGCTCGTCCGTCCGGCGGCCGGTGCGCACACGCATGAACCGCAGCCGCAATCGATCGAGGTAAAGATAAATCACCGGCGTCGTGTAGAGCGTGGGCAACTGGCTCACGAGGAGCCCGCCGACGATGGCGATACCCAACGGCCGGCGCAATTCCGACCCGACGCCCGTCCCCAGCGCCAAAGGCAGGGCGCCGAAGAGGGCCGCCAGCGTGGTCATCATGATCGGCCTGAACCGCAACAGACAGGCTTCATAGATCGCCGCCTCCGGCGTTTTGCCATTCTTGCGCTCCGCGTCCAGCGCGAAGTCGATCATCATGATGGCGTTCTTCTTCACGATGCCGATCAATAGAATGATCCCGATTAGCGCGATCATGCTCAGCTCCGTCTTAAACAGGAGCAACGCGAGCAGCGCGCCCACTCCCGCGGACGGCAGCGTGGAGAGGATCGTCAAGGGATGGATGTAACTCTCATAGAGAATCCCCAACACGATGTAGACCGTCACCAGCGCGGCAAGAATGAGAAAGGGCTGGTTGTCGACGGACGCCTGAAACGCTTTGGCCGCGCCCTGAAAGGTCCCCCGGACGCCGGCCGGAAGCCCCATCTCCCGCGTCGCCTTGTCGATCGCCGCGACCGCATCGCCCAACGACGCTCCCGGAGCCATATTGAAAGACAGCGTCACGCCAGGGAACTGCCCCTGATGGTTGACGAGGAGCAGCGTGTTTGTCGGTTCGTAACGCGTCACGGCACTGAGCGGCACCTGCGCCCCCGCCGGCGATCGCACATAGATTTCCTGCAGCGTCGAGGGGTTCTGCCAATATTGCGGGGCCACCTCCATCACGACGTGATACTGGTTGAGCGGCGTATACATGATGGAGACCTGCCGCTGGCCGAATGCATCGTAAAGCGTATCGTCAATCAGCTGGGGACTGATCCCCAGCCGGGAAGCCGTGCTGCGATCGAACACCACGAGGGATTGCAGCCCCTTGTCCTGCTGATCGCTGTTCACGTCGGTGATTTCCGGCAGCGTGCGCAACTGACGCTCGACCTTGGGCGCCCAGGTGTTCAGCTCGGCGAGATCCACGCTTTGCAATGTGTACTGATATTGCGCGCTGCTGGCGCGCCCGCCGATTCGCAGGTCCTGAATGGCCTGCAGCACCGTCGGCGCACCCGTCACCTTGGCCAGCTTGGGACGCAGCCGGGCGATCACCTGATCCACGCTGAGCTCCCGCTCTTCGAGCGGTTTCAGCGAGATGAACATACGGCCGGCATTGGTATTCCCGCTGACTCCTCCGCCGCTGAATCCCGTGACCGTGTCGACGGCTGGATCGCTCTTGATAATCTCGACGACCTCGGTGAGTTTCTGCCGCATGGCCTGAAATGAGATGTCCTGGGCGGCCTGAATGTTCCCGAACATGCGGCCCGTATCCTGCTGGGGGAAGAAGCCCTTGGGCACGATGGTATAGAGATAGATGCTGAACGCCATCGTCGCCAGCGTCACCACGAGCATGCTGCGCGGATGGCGGAGCACCCAGCCGAGACTGCCGGCATAGCCGCTGCGCAGCCCCTCAAAGAACCGTTCGCTGATCCGGTACAGTCTTCCATGGGCCCTGCCGGTATCCGCTTTGAGTACGCGGGCGCACATCATCGGCGTGGTGGTCAGCGAGACGACCAGCGAGACGAGAATCGCCACGGAGAGCGTGACGGCAAACTCCAGGAACAGCCGTCCCATCATGCCGCCCATGAAGAGAATCGGGAGGAAAACGGCCACGAGCGAGATGGTCATCGACAGCACGGTAAACGTGATCTCGCGCGCGCCGCGCAGCGCCGCCTGCATCGGATCCATGCCCTGCTCCCGATACCGGCTGATGTTTTCCAGCACGACGATGGCATCGTCCACCACAAACCCCGTCGCGATCGTGAGCGCCATCAGCGAGAGATTGTCGAGGCTATAGTCGAAGAGATACATCACGCCGAACGTGCTGATCAGCGAGACCGGCACCGCCACGCAGGGAATCAGCGTGGCCCGGACATCTCGCAAAAACACAAAGACCACCAGGATCACAAGACAGACGGAAATCGCGAGCGTCCGTTCGACGTCGTGCAGCGAGGCGCGAATGACCGGAGTGCGGTCCACCACGACCTTCAACGTCATGCTCCCGGGAATCGACGCCTCCAATTGAGGGAGCAACGCCCGGACGCGGTCGACCGTCTCGATGATGTTGGCGCCCGGCTGCCGGTTGATGATGATGAGCACCGCTGGAACGCCGTTCGCGACGCCGCTCGTGCGCAGATCCTCCACCGACTGTTCGACCGTCGCCACGTCCGAAAGCCGCACCGCCCGCCCCTCCCGATAGCTCACGATCAACGGTAGATAATCCTCCACCGTATGGAGCTGATCGTTGGCCCGCACCTCCCAGGTCCGCTGCCCGTCGGACAACTGGCCCTTGGGACGATTCACGTTGGTGCTGCTCAACATCCGGCGGACGTCGCCGAGTCCGATCCCATAACTGTTCAACGCCGTGGGATTCAGATCGACGCGGATCGCGGGGAGCGACCCGCCGCCCACCGTGACCTGCCCCACCCCGTCGATCTGCGAGAGTTTCTGCTGAAGCACGCTGGACGCCACATCATACATGCGGCCCCGGCTGACCAGATCGGATGTCAGCGACAGGATCAGGATCGGCGCATCGGCCGGATTGATCTTCCGGTACGTCGGGCTGTTCGGAAGGGTCGTCGGCAGTTCGCTCCGCGCCGCCATGATGGCGGCCTGCACGTCGCGCGCGGCACCGTCGATATTGCGGCTCAGGTCGAATTGCAGCGTGATATTCGCGGACCCCAGCATGCTCGTGGAAGTCATCTCCGTCACACCGGCGATGCGCGTGAACTGATGTTCCAGCGGAGCCGCCACCGAGGTGGCCATGGTTTCCGGGCTGCCGCCCGGCAACGTGGCCGAGACATTGATGGTCGGGAACTCGACTTGCGGGAGCGAGGCGACGGGCAGGAAGCGGAACGCGACGAGACCGACGAGCGTGACCCCGATGGTCAACAACGTGGTGGCAACCGGACGGTGAATGAACGGCGCCGAGATATTCACGACAGTCCCGGGGTGAGCGCCTCTCCGGTCGAGGGCGCCGGTCGGCCGGCCCGGACGCGCCGAGCAGTATATTCAAGCCTGGCGAGATTTACATCATTCAATCCGGACAGACTCGGGACAAAGGACTCCCGGAATCTTTACTCAAGCTGTGATAAATTACCGCCATGTCGGCACCGGCCTCCTCCTTCAATCACGGAACACGAATGCCTCCCCTGCGCAGCCTCGTCGTCGGCTCTCTACTCCTGCTTGCCACGTTGACGGGCTGTCAGCTCTTCAGTCCCAAAGCGCCGGTCCCGGGGGTCACGTCCAAGAGCCGGCTCTATACGTCAGTCGTCGACCGGCTGGCCCCGATGGTGCAACCAGACATCGAAAAGCAGCAAGGCCCCCAACAGACCCGCGTCCTCGCCACCCATGCCATCGGTCGCGACGTGCCGGCGCGGTACAAGCGGCGCATCGCCCTGCAAAGCCTCACCGATCCCTGGGCCGGCTTGTCCGCGCTGGAGCACCAGGGACTGTTGATGGCGGAACTCGGCGGCGGCGGCACGGACAATCTGCCCGCATTGCTGGATGTCATGGAGGCCGCCGTCGACCGCACCTCCGAATACTTCAAGCCGATCCCCTTCCCGGGCACGACCGCCCAAAAAGAAATGGTCAGCTTCCTCACCGATACGCTGGACGATGCCGCCATCCAGCGGGAGAAGGCGCTGGCCAATCTCTCCGACGACGAGCGACGGTTCCTCTTCAAACACGCGCGGACCCTGGCCGACCAATTTTCGCCCCGCTCGAACGAGCCGGCCCAGGAACGGGCCGCGCATCTCAAGCTGGAGGCGGAGTTCGCCCGCCTCGTGGATGAACAGCTCGACTATGCCGCGCTGCTCGCGGCGGCGCAGACCGTGGCGCGCTTGGGCAACGAAAGCCTGCTGCAACGCCTGGCCCTCGCCTTCCAACATCGTCCTCCGGTGGCACAACCGCCGCCGGGCATCACCGGCGACGTGCTGTTCGTCCAGCAGACCCGCGACGGCTTGATCGTCATCGGCGGTCCGGGCGTCAACACTTACGACCTGGACCGGCGCGTCCTCCTCGTCGTCGACCTCGGCGGAGACGACACGTATCACGGGATGATCGCCTCATCCGGCGACATCGAGCATGGCATCGGCGTGGTGATCGATCTGAGCGGCAACGATACCTACACCAGCGACCCGCTCGGCCTGGCTACCGGACGG
Encoded here:
- a CDS encoding PilZ domain-containing protein, yielding MVTRKFPRFPASISSTLVQRDRLKYNAALRDVSLKGCRVESVIRPFTGMQLEVSLQLPGEASPIIISNAAVRWTGSHGIGIEFLTIAPPQLERLNQLITKLSSATHAA
- a CDS encoding type II toxin-antitoxin system RelE/ParE family toxin, encoding MAWFRLAFRPTVIQDLTQVDPAMAQRLFDKTKWIASNVDNLRHEPVAPNLPGLSKYAVGDWRIFYTIDRADSLVDIHAIAPRARLR
- a CDS encoding NUDIX hydrolase, with product MKFCSTCGAPVSQKIPAGDNVLRYVCDHCQAIHYHNPKIVAGCIPEWEGQILLCRRAIEPRLGLWTFPAGFMEIGETTEEAAARETKEEALADVEITALYAVLSMPHIGQVYMVFRGRMLTPEFGAGAESLEVRLFPRHAIPWDGMAFPVVAEALRRFVKDAAVGQFPLHLASVDDRMPPEPVPDL
- a CDS encoding THUMP domain-containing protein is translated as MDNTNYRCFAPCPRGLEALLQQELAALGATDLRPAEGGVGFSGGLATIYRANLESRMASRILLEVAHVPYRTEQDIYVAASALPWPQWFTPARTIKVKTSAQHCPLKSIDFVTLRIKDAVCDTFTKLKGARPSVHSNRPDIRIDAFLDATHLTLYLGTTGDSLFKRGFRESTVEAPLRENLAAGIVQLTGWNGTTPLLDPLCGGGTIPLEAAMLARRIAPGLGRRFAFELFSNFDQALWKTVQAQAQAKQLPAAPASIYASDRDVRAVQTAKDQFTRAGVANDIALTQMDLFDLTPPQEPGTIVMNPPYGVRLGTQADLDVFYPKLGSWLKTRCVGWRVYLFTGDLRAPKLIGLAPTKRTPLFNGAIECRLYEFLIVQGGARRRLTPPAQA
- a CDS encoding PilZ domain-containing protein, whose protein sequence is MQPRCRTRIPVGYPANIQTDSGTGEGVLLDLSPTGCRMRSDIDLNAGAYLALEIAVAQEPTPLGVEVSVVRWCKDGYLGVEFLRYSQGVRERVTDLVAVTPRADRLGHSGFAAQALRAAASEAFLSA
- a CDS encoding multidrug efflux RND transporter permease subunit; the protein is MNISAPFIHRPVATTLLTIGVTLVGLVAFRFLPVASLPQVEFPTINVSATLPGGSPETMATSVAAPLEHQFTRIAGVTEMTSTSMLGSANITLQFDLSRNIDGAARDVQAAIMAARSELPTTLPNSPTYRKINPADAPILILSLTSDLVSRGRMYDVASSVLQQKLSQIDGVGQVTVGGGSLPAIRVDLNPTALNSYGIGLGDVRRMLSSTNVNRPKGQLSDGQRTWEVRANDQLHTVEDYLPLIVSYREGRAVRLSDVATVEQSVEDLRTSGVANGVPAVLIIINRQPGANIIETVDRVRALLPQLEASIPGSMTLKVVVDRTPVIRASLHDVERTLAISVCLVILVVFVFLRDVRATLIPCVAVPVSLISTFGVMYLFDYSLDNLSLMALTIATGFVVDDAIVVLENISRYREQGMDPMQAALRGAREITFTVLSMTISLVAVFLPILFMGGMMGRLFLEFAVTLSVAILVSLVVSLTTTPMMCARVLKADTGRAHGRLYRISERFFEGLRSGYAGSLGWVLRHPRSMLVVTLATMAFSIYLYTIVPKGFFPQQDTGRMFGNIQAAQDISFQAMRQKLTEVVEIIKSDPAVDTVTGFSGGGVSGNTNAGRMFISLKPLEERELSVDQVIARLRPKLAKVTGAPTVLQAIQDLRIGGRASSAQYQYTLQSVDLAELNTWAPKVERQLRTLPEITDVNSDQQDKGLQSLVVFDRSTASRLGISPQLIDDTLYDAFGQRQVSIMYTPLNQYHVVMEVAPQYWQNPSTLQEIYVRSPAGAQVPLSAVTRYEPTNTLLLVNHQGQFPGVTLSFNMAPGASLGDAVAAIDKATREMGLPAGVRGTFQGAAKAFQASVDNQPFLILAALVTVYIVLGILYESYIHPLTILSTLPSAGVGALLALLLFKTELSMIALIGIILLIGIVKKNAIMMIDFALDAERKNGKTPEAAIYEACLLRFRPIMMTTLAALFGALPLALGTGVGSELRRPLGIAIVGGLLVSQLPTLYTTPVIYLYLDRLRLRFMRVRTGRRTDEPLSPDNPVPEVPR